In the genome of Spea bombifrons isolate aSpeBom1 chromosome 11, aSpeBom1.2.pri, whole genome shotgun sequence, one region contains:
- the MORN4 gene encoding MORN repeat-containing protein 4 has translation MTLIKGSFTYSSGEEYHGEWKEGRRHGMGHLLFADGTVYAGQFENGLFSGYGVLTFSDGSRYEGEFVQGKFQGAGVFTRFDNMKYEGEFKGGRVEGYGLLTFSDGSHGIPRNEGLFEDNKLVKREKCQVAIQRAQSASKAACCLVANQA, from the exons ATGACGCTGATTAAAGGCTCTTTTACGTATTCCAGCGGAGAGGAGTATCACGGAGAATGGAAGGAAG GCCGGAGACATGGCATGGGCCACTTACTGTTTGCTGATGGCACCGTCTACGCCGGTCAGTTTGAAAACGGGCTTTTCAGCGGCTATGGAGTGTTAACCTTTTCAGACGGTTCAAG GTATGAAGGGGAGTTTGTTCAGGGCAAGTTCCAAGGCGCTGGTGTCTTTACCCGCTTTGACAACATGAAATATGAGGGAGAATTTAAAGGGGGACGAGTGGAAGGTTATG GACTGCTGACATTTTCAGATGGCTCCCATGGGATTCCAAGAAACGAAGGTCTGTTCGAGGATAACAAGCTTGTAAAGCGTGAGAAATGTCAAGTGGCTATCCAGAGAGCTCAAAGTGCCTCCAAAGCAGCCTGTTGTCTGGTGGCTAACCAGGCCTGA